One Euphorbia lathyris chromosome 1, ddEupLath1.1, whole genome shotgun sequence DNA segment encodes these proteins:
- the LOC136211096 gene encoding F-box protein At3g07870-like has translation MKRKKISKACGSNSSNEETEAGQVDIHHSGGSIINLPSHVLAAILFRLPIKEIIACKCICKSLYATISNPDFAQSQIFPIARTIDHTDVSRILYPLELELDERSMDKFSSQQCHNCPEICMKFDSKLKIPVRNFPMVLRDSIDGNEEITLKAKDHGYKVVNSCNGFLCLCKPSDNEPLVVCNPVTGEYINLPEVIKGKKIDGYEDYIDCGFGFNPKTNQYKVVRISEQYSYPDYDTIGRLAQVHILGTGSWKNIESAPYSGYMLAFPTYLNGSLHWLCHLGEKLSLMVSFDCEKECFLPFSSPPLKDGNRVNVGMGVLGGCLCVCDSSNQSLISVWVMKNYGVEKPWTQVFEIDMTCSDILLYGLYQPIKYMNNGAVLMFNYPRSVLIYYDPKKPELKLLEFHPKSTYEIVVHTLSLVSLKDVLARCNVEVVNVYSRCAGLKLKGESRAIFLYGKRNNVVESEYEYLYHDYIHQSWDEFWWGKYEYCFSKTWVKPYDEDINLYDDLYDDD, from the exons ATGAAAAGGAAAAAGATTTCAAAAGCTTGTGGCTCAAACAGTAGCAATGAAGAAACTGAGGCTGGTCAAGTAGACATCCATCATTCAGGAGGTTCAATTATAAATTTACCTAGCCACGTTCTTGCAGCTATTCTTTTTAGACTGCCGATTAAGGAGATAATTGCTTGCAAATGCATATGCAAATCTTTATATGCTACAATTTCGAACCCTGACTTTGCTCAGTCTCAGATCTTTCCAATTGCTCGAACTATAGATCATACAGACGTGTCAAGAATACTTTATCCTCTTGAGCTAGAGCTGGATGAAAGGTCTATGGACAAATTTTCAAGTCAGCAATGCCACAACTGTCCTGAAATTTGTATGAAATTTGACTCCAAGTTAAAGATTCCGGTGCGCAACTTCCCAATGGTTTTAAGGGATAGCATCGATGGCAATGAAGAAATCACATTGAAGGCGAAGGATCACGGTTATAAGGTAGTGAATTCGTGTAATGGATTTCTTTGCCTGTGTAAACCATCTGATAATGAGCCTCTTGTTGTGTGCAACCCAGTTACTGGTGAATATATTAATCTTCCGGAAGTCATTAAGGGTAAAAAGATTGATGGTTATGAGGATTATATTGATTGTGGTTTTGGCTTTAATCCAAAGACCAATCAATACAAAGTGGTAAGAATTTCTGAGCAATATTCGTATCCGGACTATGACACCATCGGTAGGCTAGCTCAGGTACATATTCTTGGTACAGGGTCATGGAAAAATATTGAATCTGCTCCGTATTCAGGCTATATGTTAGCGTTTCCTACTTATTTGAATGGTTCACTTCATTGGTTATGTCATCTTGGTGAGAAATTGAGTCTTATGGTTTCATTTGATTGTGAGAAAGAATGTTTCCTACCATTTTCATCACCTCCATTAAAGGACGGCAACAGGGTCAACGTTGGAATGGGAGTACTAGGAGGATGTCTTTGCGTATGTGACTCTTCGAATCAATCATTGATTTCTGTTTGGGTGATGAAGAATTATGGTGTCGAAAAACCTTGGACTCAAGTTTTTGAAATCGACATGACTTGTTCTGATATATTGCTTTACGGATTATATCAGCCtataaaatacatgaataatggAGCAGTTTTGATGTTTAATTATCCAAGGAGTGTTCTAATTTATTACGACCCAAAAAAACCCGAATTGAAGCTTTTGGAGTTTCACCCCAAATCAACATATGAGATAGTTGTTCACACTCTAAGCTTGGTTTCACTCAAGGATGTTCTGGCACGATGTAATGTGGAGGTAGTTAATGTCTATTCAAG GTGTGCTGGGTTGAAACTAAAGGGAGAAAGTAGAGCCATTTTCTTGTATGGGAAGAGGAATAATGTGGTTGAATCAGAATATGAGTATTTATATCATGACTACATACATCAATCATGGGATGAATTCTGGTGGGGTAAGTATGAGTATTGCTTTTCAAAAACTTGGGTGAAACCATATGATGAGGACATAAACTTATATGATGATTTATATGATGATGACTGA